A single Argentina anserina chromosome 7, drPotAnse1.1, whole genome shotgun sequence DNA region contains:
- the LOC126802866 gene encoding kiwellin-1-like, protein MKSISKGSVVAILLLAIFFVSEAQQCRPSGRIRGRKPPPGQCNKEDDSDCCKAGKMYPTYTCSPPMSGNTQAYLTLNSFEAGGDGGGPSECDGQYHDDNTPVVALSTGWYNGGSRCLKNIRINGNGQSVVAMVVDECDSTEGCDADHDYQPPCPNNIVDASKAVWKALGVSEDNWGGLDITWSDA, encoded by the coding sequence atgaagagcATCTCAAAGGGGTCTGTTGTAGCCATTCTCCTATTGGCAATTTTCTTTGTTAGTGAAGCTCAGCAATGCCGTCCTAGTGGAAGAATCCGAGGAAGGAAGCCCCCTCCCGGACAATGCAACAAGGAGGATGACTCTGACTGCTGCAAAGCCGGGAAAATGTACCCGACATACACCTGCTCGCCACCTATGTCCGGCAACACCCAGGCCTACCTCACTCTTAACAGCTTCGAAGCAGGTGGTGACGGAGGAGGCCCATCTGAATGTGACGGTCAGTACCACGATGACAACACTCCAGTTGTGGCATTGTCCACCGGATGGTACAACGGTGGATCAAGGTGCCTTAAGAACATCAGGATTAATGGTAATGGGCAGAGCGTGGTGGCAATGGTGGTGGATGAGTGTGACTCTACTGAAGGATGTGATGCCGACCATGATTACCAGCCTCCTTGTCCTAATAACATTGTTGATGCCTCTAAGGCTGTCTGGAAAGCATTGGGTGTGTCTGAAGACAATTGGGGTGGCTTAGATATCACTTGGTCCGACGCTTAG
- the LOC126801864 gene encoding AT-hook motif nuclear-localized protein 9 gives MDRRDHMAMSGSASYYSPRSLTGSATQSGLLGSPGMHPLSNPNAVFQSNLGAGSIGSTLPVEPSSTISPHGVNVGALSVASQGESMKRKRGRPRKYGPDGTVSLALSPSTSLNPGMVASSPKRGRGRPPGSGKKQQLASLGAMLSGSAGMGFTPHVITIAMGEDIATKIMAFSQQGPRALCVLSANGPVSTVTLRQPSTSGGTVTYEGRFEIICLSGSYLLTESGSSGNRTGGLSVSLASPDGRVVGGGVGGMLIAAGPVQVIVGSFIWGSSKTKTKKKDAIEGVTNFDHQIVDNSVPYNSMPPDQNFPQGSSLVGWPSPRPLDMRNSHGDIDLMRG, from the exons ATGGATCGAAGGGACCATATGGCAATGTCGGGGTCAGCCTCTTATTATTCACCTAGATCATTAACTGGGTCTGCAACACAGTCTGGGTTACTTGGATCACCAGGCATGCATCCCTTATCTAATCCAAATGCAGTATTTCAGTCCAATTTGGGAGCAGGTTCTATTGGATCAACATTACCAGTAGAGCCATCGTCGACCATTTCACCTCATGGTGTCAATGTGGGTGCACTGTCTGTGGCGTCACAAGGTGAAtctatgaaaagaaaaagaggaagACCTCGAAAGTATGGACCTGATGGAACTGTTTCATTGGCACTGTCTCCTTCAACATCCTTAAATCCTGGGATGGTAGCTTCAAGCCCAAAGCGAGGTAGAGGGAGGCCACCAGGTTCCGGGAAGAAGCAACAATTAGCATCACTTG GTGCAATGTTGTCTGGTTCAGCTGGAATGGGTTTCACTCCGCATGTTATCACCATTGCAATGGGAGAA GACATTGCAACCAAAATAATGGCATTCTCACAGCAAGGACCGAGAGCTCTCTGTGTTTTATCAGCCAATGGTCCTGTCTCTACTGTGACTCTTCGTCAACCCTCCACTTCTGGTGGCACAGTCACATATGAG GGACGGTTTGAGATCATTTGTCTATCAGGCTCTTACTTGCTCACTGAAAGTGGTAGCTCCGGAAATCGAACTGGTGGTCTTAGTGTCTCCCTTGCTAGTCCTGATGGTCGTGTTGTTGGTGGAGGAGTAGGAGGAATGCTAATTGCAGCTGGCCCTGTACAG GTAATAGTGGGCAGCTTCATATGGGGTAGTTCAAAGACAAAGACCAAGAAAAAAGATGCTATAGAAGGTGTCACAAACTTCGACCATCAGATAGTTGACAACTCTGTCCCATATAATAGCATGCCACCCGATCAAAATTTTCCTCAAGGGTCATCGCTGGTGGGGTGGCCATCACCACGACCATTGGATATGCGTAACAGTCACGGCGACATTGATTTGATGCGAGGATGA
- the LOC126801865 gene encoding uncharacterized protein LOC126801865, whose product MSKKNDLGRRKRQHEFELRREKEEKEKRAKKLQAKKNKMKVDGTEKKKKGGFQVGKKKLKTKMTALAKAKAAQAMEVDK is encoded by the exons ATGTCGAAAAAGAACGATCTTGGTCGCCGGAAAAGGCAGCACGAATTCGAACTCAGAA gagagaaagaagagaaagaaaagagggCAAAGAAGCTTCAAGCAAAGAAGAACAAGATGAAA GTTGACGGTactgagaagaagaagaaaggtgGGTTTCAAGTGGGCAAGAAGAAGTTGAAGACCAAAATGACGGCGTTGGCAAAGGCGAAAGCTGCCCAAGCGATGGAGGTTGACAAATGA